The Roseovarius indicus genome has a segment encoding these proteins:
- the miaB gene encoding tRNA (N6-isopentenyl adenosine(37)-C2)-methylthiotransferase MiaB, producing MAEAKKLYIKTYGCQMNVYDSERMAEAMGGAGYVETQSPDDADMILLNTCHIREKAAEKVYSELGRFRGLKEARPDLKIGVAGCVAQAEGEEIMRRQPMVDLVVGPQSYHRLPELEAKARAGTKALDTDFPLEDKFDALKNRPKAKRGPTAFLTVQEGCDKFCAFCVVPYTRGAEVSRPATRVLDEARDLVERGVREITLLGQNVNAYHGEGPDGKDWSLARLIWALNDIDGLERIRFTTSHPNDMDDDLIAAHGECEKLMPYLHLPVQSGSDRILKRMNRSHTAESYLRLIERIRAARPDILMSGDFIVGFPEETEADFQATLDLIEEVQYGYAFSFKYSPRPGTPAAERSMVDEAEASERLQRLQALITRQQRAVQDSMVGRRVKVLFEKPGRLPGQMVGKSDYLHAVHVAESDAQPGELSEVEIIESGANSLAGRPVQGLS from the coding sequence GACAGCGAGCGCATGGCCGAGGCCATGGGCGGCGCGGGCTATGTCGAGACGCAATCGCCTGACGATGCCGACATGATCCTGCTGAACACCTGTCACATCCGGGAAAAGGCGGCCGAGAAGGTCTATTCCGAGCTGGGCCGGTTCCGCGGGCTGAAAGAGGCGCGCCCCGATCTCAAGATCGGCGTGGCGGGCTGCGTGGCCCAGGCCGAGGGCGAGGAGATCATGCGCCGCCAGCCGATGGTCGACCTTGTCGTTGGCCCGCAAAGCTATCACCGCCTGCCCGAGCTCGAGGCCAAGGCGCGGGCCGGGACAAAGGCGCTCGACACCGACTTCCCGCTCGAGGACAAGTTCGACGCGCTGAAGAACCGCCCCAAGGCCAAGCGCGGCCCGACCGCCTTCCTGACCGTGCAGGAAGGCTGCGACAAGTTCTGCGCCTTCTGCGTGGTCCCCTATACCCGCGGCGCCGAGGTCAGCCGGCCGGCGACGCGCGTGCTCGACGAGGCGCGCGACCTGGTCGAGCGGGGCGTGCGCGAGATCACCCTGCTGGGCCAGAACGTCAACGCCTACCACGGCGAAGGCCCCGACGGCAAAGACTGGTCGCTGGCGCGGCTGATCTGGGCCCTCAACGATATCGACGGGCTGGAGCGCATCCGCTTCACCACCTCGCACCCCAACGACATGGATGACGACCTGATCGCGGCCCATGGCGAATGCGAGAAGCTGATGCCCTACCTGCACCTGCCCGTGCAGTCGGGCAGCGACCGCATCCTCAAGCGGATGAACCGCAGCCACACCGCCGAAAGTTACCTGCGGTTGATCGAGCGGATCCGCGCGGCGCGGCCCGATATCCTGATGTCGGGCGATTTCATCGTCGGCTTCCCGGAAGAGACCGAGGCCGATTTCCAGGCGACGCTCGATCTCATCGAGGAAGTTCAGTACGGTTACGCCTTTTCCTTCAAGTATTCCCCGCGTCCCGGCACGCCGGCCGCCGAGCGGTCGATGGTCGACGAGGCCGAGGCCTCGGAGCGGCTGCAACGGCTGCAGGCGCTGATCACCAGGCAGCAGCGCGCGGTGCAGGATTCCATGGTCGGCCGCCGGGTCAAGGTGCTCTTCGAGAAACCGGGCCGTCTGCCCGGCCAGATGGTGGGCAAGTCGGATTACCTGCATGCCGTGCACGTGGCCGAATCTGATGCGCAGCCGGGCGAGCTTTCGGAGGTCGAAATCATCGAAAGCGGGGCCAATTCATTGGCCGGCCGGCCCGTGCAGGGCCTCTCTTAA
- a CDS encoding OmpA family protein, with protein sequence MTASYAEAQSGQRVVVGERYVPTIWVDPDGCEHWVMDDGWEGYMSPHVTRQGIPVCRRGNVCGVMNSDQLFATDSAHINASGRQRLASFFQQTQAISYIIVGHTDSRASDEYNLDLSLRRANSVAQIAASTGARIADVRGYGERMPKAPNSTAAGMQQNRRVEIICIR encoded by the coding sequence GTGACGGCAAGTTATGCCGAGGCCCAGAGCGGCCAGCGCGTGGTTGTCGGCGAACGGTACGTTCCTACGATCTGGGTCGACCCGGACGGGTGTGAACACTGGGTGATGGACGATGGCTGGGAAGGCTACATGTCGCCCCACGTGACGCGTCAGGGCATCCCGGTCTGCCGCCGCGGCAACGTGTGTGGCGTGATGAACTCGGATCAGCTCTTCGCCACGGACAGCGCGCATATCAACGCCTCCGGGCGCCAGCGGCTGGCCAGCTTCTTCCAGCAGACGCAGGCGATTTCCTACATCATCGTCGGGCACACCGACAGCCGGGCGTCGGACGAGTACAACCTCGACCTGTCTCTGCGTCGCGCCAATTCGGTCGCCCAGATCGCGGCCTCGACCGGTGCGCGGATCGCGGATGTGCGCGGGTATGGCGAACGCATGCCGAAGGCGCCGAACTCGACGGCCGCCGGGATGCAGCAGAACCGCCGCGTCGAAATCATCTGCATCCGCTAG
- a CDS encoding PhoH family protein, protein MATTALPPMDDSSALHEETVEFPDNFLLIDLCGEHDRNLAEIERQLGVQIMRRGNQLSVVGEEPLVKEGVGVLTALYARLEAGRSVEPADIDRELRMGGSGPEPQSEPCDGDQLEMFKGGPVEIKTRKKLVEPRTDAQKAYVLSLFNNEMAFGIGPAGTGKTYLAVAVGVSMFIEGHVDRIILARPAVEAGEKLGYLPGDMKEKVDPYMQPLYDALNDFFPAKQAAKLIEEKRIEIAPLAFMRGRTLANAFVVLDEAQNATSMQMKMFLTRLGEGSRMVITGDRSQVDLPRGVTSGLHDAERLLRDIPNISFNYFTSKDVVRHPLVAKIIEAYEKDV, encoded by the coding sequence TTGGCTACAACCGCGCTGCCCCCGATGGACGACTCTTCCGCGCTGCATGAAGAGACCGTTGAATTTCCCGATAATTTCCTCCTCATTGACCTGTGCGGCGAGCATGACCGCAACCTGGCCGAGATCGAGCGTCAATTGGGCGTGCAGATCATGCGGCGCGGGAATCAGTTGTCGGTGGTGGGCGAAGAGCCCCTGGTCAAGGAAGGCGTCGGCGTCCTGACCGCGCTCTATGCCCGGCTCGAGGCGGGGCGGTCGGTCGAGCCGGCCGATATCGACCGCGAGCTGCGGATGGGCGGCAGCGGGCCCGAGCCGCAGTCGGAACCCTGCGACGGCGACCAGCTCGAAATGTTCAAGGGCGGGCCGGTCGAGATCAAGACCCGCAAGAAGCTCGTCGAGCCGCGCACCGACGCCCAGAAGGCCTATGTGCTGTCGCTCTTCAACAACGAGATGGCCTTCGGCATCGGCCCGGCGGGCACCGGCAAGACCTATCTTGCGGTGGCGGTGGGCGTTTCGATGTTCATCGAAGGCCATGTCGACCGGATCATCCTTGCGCGCCCCGCGGTCGAGGCGGGCGAGAAGCTGGGCTATCTGCCCGGAGACATGAAGGAGAAGGTCGACCCCTACATGCAGCCGCTCTACGACGCGCTGAACGATTTCTTCCCGGCCAAGCAGGCGGCCAAGCTGATCGAGGAGAAGCGGATCGAGATCGCGCCGCTCGCCTTCATGCGGGGCCGGACGCTGGCCAATGCCTTCGTGGTGCTCGACGAGGCGCAGAACGCGACCTCGATGCAGATGAAGATGTTCCTGACCCGCCTGGGCGAGGGCAGCCGCATGGTCATCACCGGCGACCGCAGCCAGGTCGACCTGCCGCGCGGCGTGACGAGCGGGTTGCACGACGCCGAGCGGCTGTTGCGGGATATCCCCAACATCTCGTTCAACTACTTCACCTCGAAGGACGTGGTGCGCCACCCGCTGGTGGCGAAGATCATCGAGGCCTATGAAAAGGACGTGTGA
- the ybeY gene encoding rRNA maturation RNase YbeY, whose protein sequence is MQIDILYEDDRWDSADFAALADRAAETALRHVGLDPDAWEISILACDDARIAVLNEDFRDKPTPTNVLSWPSEERAPEEPGAIPDLPEPGLDPELGDIAIAYDTCAREAEAAGKPMADHVTHLVVHALLHLLGYDHVRDQDATLMEATEVAILGKLGLPDPY, encoded by the coding sequence ATGCAGATCGACATTCTCTACGAAGACGACCGCTGGGACTCGGCGGATTTTGCCGCGCTGGCCGACCGCGCGGCAGAGACGGCGCTCCGCCATGTCGGGCTGGACCCCGACGCATGGGAAATCTCCATCCTCGCCTGCGACGACGCCCGCATTGCCGTGCTGAACGAGGACTTCCGCGACAAGCCCACGCCGACCAACGTGCTGTCCTGGCCGTCCGAGGAACGCGCGCCGGAAGAGCCGGGTGCGATACCCGACCTGCCAGAGCCGGGCCTCGACCCGGAACTGGGCGACATCGCCATCGCCTACGACACCTGCGCGCGGGAAGCCGAGGCCGCGGGCAAGCCGATGGCCGATCATGTCACGCACCTCGTTGTTCACGCGCTGTTACATCTTCTGGGCTATGATCATGTGCGTGACCAAGATGCCACTTTGATGGAAGCAACCGAGGTGGCGATACTTGGCAAGCTGGGTCTGCCTGACCCATATTGA
- a CDS encoding hemolysin family protein → MGDSTDASSNAARCAQADSQDSEEEQGGFFRRIFDAFSTGEDEDEEDGANRPRSGALGLGNLRTLTVEDVSVPKADIVAVPIDITKDELVSVFRESGKTRLPVYDGTLDSPVGMAHLKDFALSHGFNGKGGRFSLKPLVRPLLYVPPSMPIGVLLQNMQNERRHMALVIDEYGGVDGLVTIEDLIEQVVGEIEDEHDTEDDTYWVQEKPGIYLAQAKTPLDEFEEEIGQSLTEAEEVDEEEIDTLGGLVFMLLGRVPVRGEMVEHPGGTVFEVVEADPRRIKRLRVRLPGHSDS, encoded by the coding sequence ATGGGCGACAGCACAGACGCATCTTCTAACGCGGCGCGTTGCGCGCAGGCGGATAGCCAGGACAGCGAAGAAGAGCAGGGCGGTTTTTTCCGCCGCATATTCGATGCATTCAGCACGGGCGAGGATGAAGACGAGGAAGACGGGGCAAACAGGCCGCGCTCTGGCGCGTTGGGCCTTGGTAACCTGCGCACCCTCACGGTCGAGGATGTTTCGGTTCCGAAAGCCGATATCGTCGCCGTACCCATCGACATCACCAAGGACGAACTTGTCAGCGTCTTCCGCGAAAGCGGCAAGACCCGGCTGCCGGTCTATGACGGCACACTCGATTCGCCCGTGGGCATGGCGCACCTGAAGGATTTCGCGCTCAGCCACGGATTCAACGGCAAGGGTGGCAGGTTTTCGCTCAAGCCGCTGGTGCGGCCGCTGCTCTACGTGCCGCCCTCCATGCCGATCGGCGTGCTCCTCCAGAACATGCAGAACGAACGCCGCCACATGGCGCTGGTGATCGACGAATATGGCGGGGTCGACGGGCTGGTGACGATCGAGGACCTGATCGAACAGGTCGTGGGCGAGATCGAGGACGAGCACGACACCGAAGACGACACCTACTGGGTGCAGGAAAAGCCCGGCATCTACCTCGCGCAGGCCAAGACCCCCCTCGACGAGTTCGAGGAGGAGATCGGCCAGTCGCTGACCGAGGCCGAAGAGGTCGACGAGGAAGAGATCGACACGCTGGGCGGTCTGGTCTTCATGCTGCTGGGCCGGGTGCCGGTGCGCGGCGAGATGGTCGAACACCCCGGCGGCACGGTCTTCGAGGTGGTCGAGGCCGATCCGCGCCGCATCAAGCGGCTGCGCGTCCGCCTTCCCGGACATTCGGACAGCTAG
- the lnt gene encoding apolipoprotein N-acyltransferase, protein MRAPGIVQALGPRAQLALAALAGALGALGQAPVAFWPATVLSLAVVFGLGRLAPGWRRAGWLGLSAGTGYYMLALFWIVEPFFVDAARHGWMAPFALFFLALGLGLFWGGALAITRALGGRVAPFVAMVMLIEAARTYLLTGFPWAQVGHALIDTPLLHWSSWGGSLALTGLVVSGGAGLWLLAERRWAPGGALLALPAVLWAAAIPLTPEAPAGPDAATVRLVQPNAPQHEKWDPEKALGFFERQIDYTAAPPEGPAPDLIVWPETAIPWVLERARPALDAISDAAGDTPVVLGLQRFEGRRYYNSLIRLDRGGAVSALYDKHHLVPFGEYMPLGDFLANFGIYGLASNEGNGYSFGPGPQVIDLGKLGLALPLICYEGVFPQDVGAYDRRPDMLLLITNDAWFGNILGPYQHLAQARLRSAEQGLPMIRVANTGVSAMIDATGRVTTSLPLGEAGWTDTPLPPPLPPTPYARTGDWPIAGFALFLLVLSLLYHKRTNRSF, encoded by the coding sequence ATGCGCGCCCCCGGGATCGTTCAGGCGCTCGGGCCGCGTGCGCAACTGGCGCTCGCCGCGCTGGCGGGCGCGCTGGGCGCGCTGGGGCAGGCGCCGGTCGCGTTCTGGCCGGCGACGGTGCTGTCGCTGGCGGTGGTCTTCGGGCTGGGGCGCCTGGCGCCGGGCTGGCGGCGGGCCGGCTGGCTGGGGCTCTCGGCGGGCACCGGCTATTACATGCTGGCGCTCTTCTGGATCGTCGAGCCCTTCTTCGTCGACGCCGCCCGGCATGGCTGGATGGCGCCCTTCGCGCTTTTCTTCCTCGCGCTGGGGCTCGGCCTCTTCTGGGGCGGCGCGCTGGCGATCACCCGCGCGCTCGGCGGGCGAGTCGCGCCCTTCGTCGCGATGGTCATGCTGATCGAAGCGGCCCGCACCTATCTGCTGACCGGGTTTCCCTGGGCGCAGGTGGGCCATGCCCTGATCGACACGCCGCTGCTGCACTGGTCGTCCTGGGGCGGCTCGCTTGCGCTGACCGGGCTCGTGGTGTCCGGCGGGGCAGGGCTCTGGCTGCTGGCCGAGCGGCGCTGGGCGCCGGGCGGCGCGCTTCTGGCGCTGCCGGCTGTGCTCTGGGCCGCGGCCATTCCCCTCACGCCAGAGGCACCGGCCGGGCCCGACGCGGCCACCGTGCGCCTCGTGCAGCCCAACGCGCCGCAGCACGAGAAATGGGACCCCGAGAAGGCTCTGGGCTTCTTCGAACGGCAGATCGACTACACCGCCGCGCCGCCAGAGGGGCCGGCGCCCGACCTGATCGTCTGGCCGGAAACCGCGATCCCGTGGGTGCTGGAACGGGCGCGGCCGGCGCTCGACGCGATCTCGGACGCCGCCGGTGACACGCCGGTGGTGCTGGGCCTGCAACGCTTCGAGGGGCGGCGCTATTACAACTCGCTGATCCGGCTCGACCGCGGGGGCGCGGTGTCGGCGCTCTACGACAAGCACCACCTCGTGCCCTTCGGGGAATACATGCCGTTGGGGGATTTCCTTGCGAATTTCGGCATTTACGGCCTCGCCTCGAACGAGGGAAACGGCTATTCCTTCGGCCCCGGCCCGCAGGTGATCGACCTTGGCAAGCTGGGCCTTGCCTTGCCGCTCATCTGCTACGAAGGGGTCTTCCCGCAGGATGTGGGCGCCTATGACAGGCGGCCCGACATGCTGCTGCTCATCACCAACGACGCGTGGTTCGGCAATATCCTCGGACCCTACCAGCACCTCGCCCAGGCGCGGCTCAGAAGCGCCGAACAGGGCCTGCCGATGATCCGCGTGGCCAATACCGGCGTCTCGGCAATGATCGACGCGACGGGGCGCGTGACCACCTCTCTGCCCCTTGGCGAGGCAGGATGGACCGACACCCCCCTGCCACCGCCGCTGCCGCCCACGCCCTATGCGCGCACCGGCGATTGGCCCATCGCCGGGTTTGCCCTTTTTTTGCTCGTTCTGTCCCTTCTGTACCACAAGCGTACAAACCGCAGTTTTTAA
- the metK gene encoding methionine adenosyltransferase, whose product MSRQNYIFTSESVSEGHPDKVCDRISDAVLDAFLAEDPLARVACETFATTNQVVIGGEVGLTDQDKLRDYMGKIEGIARECIRDIGYEQEKFHWDTCNVMNLLHEQSAHIAQGVTGADNRDEGAGDQGIMFGFATNETDALMPAPIQFSHAILRRLAEVRKSGQEPALGPDAKSQLSVRYEGGKPVGVTQVVLSTQHLDEDLTSDDIREMVEPYIREVLPADWLSDETVWHVNPTGKFVIGGPDGDAGLTGRKIIVDTYGGAAPHGGGAFSGKDPTKVDRSAAYAARYLAKNVVAAGMAERCTIQLSYAIGVAEPLSIYAETHGTGEVPEEQIEKAIRASMSLTPRGIREQLELNKPIYQRTAAYGHFGREPDADGGFSWERTDLVEALKKAI is encoded by the coding sequence ATGTCCCGTCAGAACTATATCTTCACCTCCGAGTCCGTTTCGGAGGGGCACCCCGACAAGGTGTGCGACCGAATTTCCGATGCCGTGCTCGACGCCTTCCTGGCCGAGGATCCCCTCGCCCGGGTGGCCTGTGAGACATTCGCCACCACCAACCAGGTCGTCATCGGCGGCGAGGTGGGCCTGACGGATCAGGACAAGCTGCGCGATTACATGGGCAAGATCGAGGGCATCGCCCGCGAGTGCATTCGCGACATCGGCTACGAGCAGGAGAAGTTCCACTGGGACACCTGCAACGTCATGAACCTGCTTCACGAACAATCGGCGCATATCGCCCAGGGCGTGACCGGGGCCGACAACCGCGACGAGGGCGCGGGCGACCAGGGCATCATGTTCGGCTTCGCCACCAACGAGACCGACGCGCTCATGCCGGCGCCGATCCAGTTCTCGCACGCGATCCTGCGCCGCCTGGCCGAGGTGCGCAAATCGGGGCAGGAACCGGCGCTGGGCCCGGACGCCAAGTCGCAGCTTTCGGTGCGCTACGAAGGCGGCAAGCCCGTGGGCGTGACCCAGGTCGTGCTGTCGACCCAGCACCTCGACGAGGACCTGACCAGCGACGACATCCGCGAGATGGTCGAGCCTTACATCCGCGAAGTGCTGCCCGCCGACTGGCTGTCGGATGAGACCGTCTGGCACGTGAACCCGACCGGCAAGTTCGTCATCGGCGGCCCCGATGGCGACGCGGGCCTGACCGGCCGCAAGATCATCGTCGACACCTATGGCGGCGCCGCGCCGCACGGGGGCGGGGCCTTCTCGGGCAAGGACCCAACGAAGGTGGACCGCTCGGCCGCCTACGCCGCGCGCTACCTCGCCAAGAACGTGGTCGCCGCCGGCATGGCCGAGCGCTGCACCATCCAGCTCTCCTACGCCATCGGCGTGGCCGAGCCGCTGTCGATCTATGCCGAAACCCACGGCACCGGCGAAGTGCCCGAAGAGCAGATCGAAAAGGCGATCCGCGCCTCGATGAGCCTGACGCCCCGCGGCATTCGCGAGCAGCTCGAGCTCAACAAGCCGATCTACCAGCGCACCGCGGCCTATGGCCATTTCGGCCGTGAGCCGGATGCCGATGGCGGCTTCAGCTGGGAACGCACCGACCTTGTCGAGGCGCTGAAGAAAGCGATCTGA
- the trmB gene encoding tRNA (guanosine(46)-N7)-methyltransferase TrmB translates to MTDKSHPSGAPWRNFYGRLKGKSLRKSQKIYIDEDLAALSPGKVDWDVNPEREAIDLKGLFGDRPLWLEIGFGGGEHMVHQAARNPGTGFIGCEPYINGVAMLLGKIRDEGCENIRIHPGDVRDLFDVLPEKSVDRAFLLYPDPWPKKRHHRRRFVTPEHLEPLAQVLKPGAIFRVATDIPDYVRQTLQQVPKHGFEWLAEGPKDWREPWDDWLSTRYEQKALREGRVPHYLTFRREG, encoded by the coding sequence ATGACCGATAAATCCCATCCGTCCGGCGCGCCGTGGCGCAATTTCTACGGCCGGCTCAAGGGCAAGTCTCTGCGCAAGTCGCAGAAGATCTATATCGACGAGGATCTGGCCGCGCTGTCGCCCGGCAAGGTCGACTGGGATGTGAACCCCGAGCGCGAAGCGATTGACCTGAAAGGGCTTTTCGGCGACCGGCCCCTGTGGCTCGAGATCGGCTTCGGCGGGGGTGAGCACATGGTGCACCAGGCCGCCCGGAACCCCGGCACGGGGTTCATCGGCTGCGAGCCTTACATCAACGGGGTCGCCATGCTCCTGGGCAAGATCCGCGACGAGGGCTGCGAGAATATCCGCATCCACCCCGGCGATGTGCGCGACCTGTTCGATGTTTTGCCCGAGAAATCGGTGGATCGCGCCTTTCTCCTCTACCCCGATCCCTGGCCCAAGAAACGCCACCACCGGCGCCGCTTCGTCACGCCCGAGCACCTCGAGCCGCTGGCGCAGGTGCTCAAGCCGGGGGCCATTTTCCGGGTGGCGACGGATATTCCCGATTACGTCCGCCAGACCCTGCAACAGGTGCCGAAGCACGGGTTCGAATGGCTGGCCGAGGGCCCGAAGGACTGGCGCGAGCCGTGGGATGACTGGCTCTCGACCCGTTACGAACAGAAGGCCCTGCGCGAGGGCCGCGTGCCCCACTACCTGACCTTCCGCCGGGAAGGTTAG
- the argE gene encoding acetylornithine deacetylase — MTTQLSDTVALLGDLIAFPTVSEFSNVDMISYLAYRLEEAGARVDIYHDDIGHKANLFATIGPEVDGGIVLSGHSDVVPADANDWVSDPFEMIEHEGRLYGRGTCDMKGFIAAATAMAPIFAERVKDRPVHFAFTYDEEVGCFGAQSLVKSLKSKGLRPGVAVIGEPTSMRIIEGHKGCYEYTTRFSGLAGHGSAPDRGVNAVEYAVRYVNRLLELKDALRARAPAGSRFDPPWTTINTGSLQGGVAHNVIAGHAEVQWEMRPVQTSDADFVKDDLRDYCFNQLLPAMKAVCPDADIVTEVIGEVEGLEPVDENEAKDIVMELTGANSVDVVPFGTEAGIFQSFGMSSVICGPGSIDQAHKPDEFVSIGQLQQCLDMLDRLGGKLAA; from the coding sequence GTGACAACACAGCTTTCCGATACGGTGGCGCTTCTGGGCGACCTGATCGCCTTTCCCACCGTTTCCGAATTCAGCAATGTCGACATGATCTCGTACCTGGCGTACCGCCTCGAAGAGGCCGGGGCGCGGGTCGACATCTACCATGACGATATCGGGCATAAGGCCAATCTTTTCGCGACCATAGGCCCCGAAGTTGACGGGGGCATCGTGCTGTCGGGTCATTCCGACGTGGTGCCGGCCGACGCAAATGACTGGGTGTCGGACCCGTTCGAGATGATCGAGCACGAGGGCCGGCTTTACGGGCGCGGCACCTGCGACATGAAAGGGTTCATCGCCGCCGCCACCGCCATGGCGCCGATCTTTGCCGAGCGGGTCAAGGACCGGCCGGTGCATTTTGCCTTCACCTATGACGAGGAGGTCGGCTGTTTCGGGGCGCAATCGCTGGTGAAAAGCCTGAAATCCAAGGGCTTGCGGCCCGGTGTTGCGGTGATCGGAGAGCCCACTTCGATGCGGATCATCGAGGGGCACAAGGGCTGCTATGAGTACACGACGCGGTTTTCCGGGCTTGCCGGCCATGGCTCGGCACCCGACCGGGGGGTGAACGCGGTGGAATATGCGGTGCGCTACGTGAACCGCCTGTTGGAACTGAAGGATGCGCTGCGGGCCCGGGCCCCGGCCGGCAGCCGGTTCGACCCGCCCTGGACCACGATCAACACCGGCAGTTTGCAGGGGGGCGTGGCCCATAACGTGATCGCCGGCCATGCCGAGGTGCAGTGGGAAATGAGGCCCGTGCAGACCTCTGACGCCGATTTCGTCAAGGACGACCTGCGCGACTATTGCTTCAACCAGCTGCTTCCCGCGATGAAGGCCGTCTGCCCCGACGCCGATATCGTCACCGAGGTGATCGGCGAGGTGGAAGGCCTCGAACCGGTTGACGAAAACGAGGCCAAGGACATCGTGATGGAGCTGACCGGCGCCAACTCGGTCGACGTGGTGCCGTTCGGGACGGAGGCCGGGATCTTCCAGAGCTTCGGCATGTCGTCGGTGATCTGCGGGCCGGGCTCGATCGATCAGGCGCACAAGCCCGACGAGTTTGTCTCGATCGGGCAGTTGCAGCAATGCCTCGACATGCTCGACCGGCTGGGCGGGAAACTGGCGGCCTGA
- a CDS encoding M24 family metallopeptidase, which produces MAEFDWHAERGDLAGLAQLDRSPDDEGIDLKAVRQYRQAQVRREMGRHGIDAVILSDPVNIRYATGTRNMQVFSMRNGPARYLLLTADRSILFEFTGCLHLAEGFETVDEVRPGKTASFVAAGPDIAAREIGWAKDMAALVEEVAGKRATVGIERMNAGAALALRDAGVHVVDAQAPVEMARAIKSAEEMKCINASLRATERGVAKLREAIRPGLTEAELWSVLHQSVIAQNGDYVETRLLNAGARTNPWFQETSDNVIGENELIALDTDVVGCHGYYSDFSRTFHSGPGNPTAEQKELYRVAHEQVSHNIGILHPGMSFRDYAEAAWDIPQKYHANRYYLSAHGCGMTGEYPYLYHRGDFPDAGYDGEIKPGMTLCVESYIGAEGGKEGVKLEQQVLITETGVELLSRFPFEEALLG; this is translated from the coding sequence ATGGCAGAGTTCGACTGGCACGCCGAGCGGGGCGACCTTGCAGGCCTCGCCCAGCTGGATCGCAGCCCCGACGACGAAGGCATCGACCTGAAAGCGGTCCGGCAGTACCGCCAGGCGCAGGTGCGCCGCGAGATGGGCCGCCACGGCATCGACGCGGTGATCCTGAGCGACCCGGTGAACATCCGCTACGCCACCGGCACCCGCAACATGCAGGTGTTTTCCATGCGCAACGGCCCGGCGCGCTACCTGCTGCTGACGGCCGACCGGTCGATCCTGTTCGAGTTCACCGGCTGCCTGCACCTGGCCGAGGGGTTCGAGACGGTCGACGAGGTGCGCCCCGGCAAGACGGCGAGCTTCGTCGCGGCCGGCCCGGACATCGCCGCGCGCGAGATCGGCTGGGCAAAGGACATGGCGGCGTTGGTCGAGGAGGTCGCGGGCAAACGGGCCACCGTCGGCATCGAACGGATGAACGCCGGTGCAGCGCTGGCCCTCCGCGATGCGGGCGTGCACGTGGTCGATGCCCAGGCCCCGGTCGAGATGGCCCGCGCGATCAAGTCCGCCGAGGAGATGAAATGCATCAACGCCTCCCTGCGCGCCACCGAGCGGGGCGTGGCAAAGCTGCGCGAGGCCATCCGCCCGGGCCTGACCGAGGCCGAGCTCTGGTCGGTGCTGCACCAGTCGGTGATCGCCCAGAACGGCGATTACGTCGAAACCCGCCTGCTGAACGCCGGGGCGCGCACCAACCCGTGGTTCCAGGAGACCAGCGACAACGTGATCGGAGAAAACGAGCTGATCGCGCTGGATACCGACGTGGTCGGCTGCCACGGCTATTACTCCGACTTCTCGCGCACCTTCCATAGCGGGCCGGGCAACCCCACGGCCGAGCAGAAGGAACTCTACCGCGTGGCCCATGAGCAGGTGTCGCACAATATCGGCATCCTGCATCCGGGCATGTCGTTCCGCGATTATGCCGAGGCCGCGTGGGACATCCCCCAGAAATACCACGCCAACCGCTATTACCTGTCGGCGCATGGCTGCGGGATGACGGGGGAGTATCCCTATCTCTACCACCGGGGCGATTTCCCCGATGCGGGCTACGATGGCGAGATCAAACCGGGCATGACGCTCTGTGTCGAAAGCTATATCGGCGCCGAAGGCGGCAAGGAGGGCGTGAAGCTGGAGCAGCAGGTGCTGATCACCGAAACGGGTGTCGAGCTGTTGTCGCGCTTCCCTTTCGAGGAGGCATTGCTGGGGTAG